The genomic segment TCCGGCTTGATGTACTGCATCGTGTCGTAGATGGCGAGTCCGGAGGTGACGTACCCGCCCGGGCTGTTGATGTAGAGATAGATGTCCCGTTCCGGATCGTCCGCCTCGCAGAACAACATCTGCGCGATGGCCAGGTTGGCCACGTTGTCGTCGATCGGGCTTCCGATAAAAATGATTCGGTCCTTGAGCAACCGCGAGTAGATGTCGTAAGACCGCTCACCCCGTCCGCTCTGCTCGACTACGATTGGAACCAGTCCCATCGATTCCGCTCCCCCCGTCAAGGTTTGACGGTCGAGTGCTCCCGCACCCACTGATAGACCTTTCTTTCCCTGAGGAGCCGCCGGATATCCTTCTCCAGGTCCTCCTCGTCGCGGCGGCGCCGCTCCGCGGAGAGAGAAGGGTCGGTGCGGGGGCGGAAAACCCGCTTCATCGCCTGCACCTCCTGCTCCTTCGGCTCCAGATTCTCTCTTCTACTAATTTCGGAAAGAAGGGCCAATTTCTGAATCGCCCGGAGCGCTCCTTTTCTCTGTTCGGCGAGATATTCCGCCTTTTGCCGGGCGGCCTCCTCGCGGTGCTCCGGTGGAATCTCCTCTTCCGAGGGGAAGGAAGGCGCGTTTTTCTCCGCCACCTTGTCCAGGAGCCTCTCGGGCACGTCGATCGGGTTCGCCTCGATGATGCGCTCCAGAATGTCCCGGTCCAGCGCCTCGTCCGCCTCCTCCTCCGCCTTTTTGGTCATCTCCTCACGGATCTTGGCGCGGAGGTCGTCCACGCCGGCCCCCTCTTCGCCGAGGATTCGCCCCGCGAAGGCGTCGTCCACCGCCGGAAGCATCCTCTCCCGAACCTCGTCGAGCTCGATACGGAACTCCACCACTTTCCCGGCGAGAGCCGCGTTGGGGTAATCCACGGGGAAATCGACGGGAATCCCCTTCGTCTCGCCGGGGGAGAGACCGAGCATCCCCTCCTCGAGCGTCTTCTGGACGGCGTCCTCGGAAGGCTCGGGCCGGAGGATCACCTCCGCGCCGGTGACGCGCTTGCCGAAGGCGTTTCCGTTTTCCAGAAAACGCTGGTAGTGAAAGATCAGCTGATCAGTGCGGATCGCCGGACGCTCGGCGCGGACGTACTCCGGGTTCCCCTCGCGAATGCGCTCCAAGGCCTCCGCGACCTCCTCGTCGCTCACGGGTCGGACGGGGCGATCCAGCTCGAAATCCTTGTACTGCTTCAGCTCGATCGCCGGCCAGGCGTCGATCCGTATGCGGAAGCGGACCGGCTCCCCCTCGTCGGCGGAGAGATCTTCCACTTCGGGGTCGAAGAAGGGGGTCACCTCGTAGCTGTCCAACGTCCGCCAGACCACCCGGGAGACCAGTTTTTCCAAGGCGTCGCTCCGGATCGCTCCGGCGTAACGCCGCTCGAGGACGGAGCGGGGGATCTTCCCTTTCCGAAAACCGGGCACCCGGGCGTCCCGGGCCAGGTCTCCGTACGCCTTTTCCATCTCCGCGTGAAGGGAAGCCTCGGGCACCTCAACGGAGAACACCTTCAGCCCCGGTTCCGGCTCCTCGAATTGCACGTTCGGCGTTTGTTCTTCGCTCATCGATCCGTCTCGGTCCGCCTTCGTTCGTAGGATGGTTGTACGATTCCTGGTGCGAGAGGGGGGACTTGAACCCCCATGAGTTTCCTCACTGGATCCTAAATCCAGCGCGTATGCCAGTTCCGCCACTCTCGCGGGGCACCTGATCCGCATTACGCGAACGGTCCCGCGGGGGACCGCCCCCAATATAACAACCCCGAGGGGGTCCGTCAAGGAAACGAAAGCCTAATCTGTTGATTCGGCTGGAGTTTCCCGTCGAGATCGCCGACTCACCCTAAGAAAAGCCCCTCCGGAGTGTCAAGCAGATTCCGGGCCGTGAAAAGAGGTATTTCCGCGCGCTCCCGACCGTCTCGCTAGTGGGAGCCCTTCATCGTGAGGACGACCCAGATCGTGCGGATGAGGATTTTCAGATCCAGGAGGGGGGATAGGTTGCGGATGTACTCCAGGTCATAACGGAGCTTGGTGCGGACATCCTCGAGGCATGTGTCGTAGTGGTGCTTGACCTGGGCGAGACCGGTGATTCCCGGTTTCACCCGGAGACGGACCGCGTATTCGGGAATCTCGTCGATCAGATCCCGCACGAAAGTGGGGCGCTCCGGCCGGGGACCGACGAGGCTCATGTCCCCCTTCACGACGTTGATCAGCTGCGGCAGCTCGTCGACGCGGAGCTTGCGGAGCACGCGGCCGAGGAGGGTGATCCTCGGATCGTTCTTGCTCGCCCAAATGGGGCCGAAGCGGTTTTCGGCGCCGTCCACCATGGTTCGAAATTTGAAGATGATGAACGGCTTCCCCGGAAGATCGAGGGTTCTCCTGTCATAGACATCGTAATAGGAGGTCGATGCGCCCCCGCCGCGGGACATGCCGCGCCGGTTTTGTCCGATACGCACCTGCCTGTAGATGATCGGTCCCGAAGAGGAGAGGCGGATGGCGACGGCGACGAAGGCGAGGAAGGGGAGGAGAACGATCAGCATTCCCAGGGAGAGAAGACGGTCGGCGAATTCCTTGGCGAGCGGGACACGGGGAGCGTCGTCCCAGCGCATCCGGAGGCGGTCGCCGGCGTGTCGCGTCAGATCGATGACCTTGAGGGTGCCCGGACGCGCCACCCTCTCGGCGCGCTTCCCCTTGATGGGCAGAATCCTCGACAGTCCCATGCGCCGTTTCATGGTCCGATCCCGTGCTCCGACTGATGTGATTCCCTATCCCGCGGGCGGCTCCCCAAGAGCCCTACCCAGTCGCCGGGGACCAGGCGACGACGCGGACTTCGGGCCGCCCCGGTGGAACAACCGGTCTGTTCCTGTTGATAAGCAGCAGAGACTGGTGACAAGTATTTTACCGCATCGGAGGGCGGTCGGTCAAGCGCCCGGACGCTACGAGTCGTCCTTTCAAATAATCGGCCGCAGGCCCCACCGGCTGGAGTTCCGGTTCGACGCCCCTCGGGGCGCGTCAGGGGAGCGTCGTGAAGGAGCCGATCGACGAGACCGCCTCCCCCCCCGATTCATCCTCCACGGTGATCTGAAAGAAGTAGTTGCTGTCGGAACTCAAGCCGTCCAGGGCGATCGAATGCACGGTTCTGTACGAAGCGGCCCCCTGCTCCTGGAGATTCAGCGACAGGCCGTTCTTGCTGTAGGAAACCACGGCGAGGGCCGGCACGTCCGTTTCGAAACTGATCACGGCGAAGGTCTGCCCGATCGTCACCTCCACGTTCGAGACGACCGGAAGATCCGCGGGCGGGAAAACCGCCTGGACCGTGTTGCTCCGTGTCGCCGCCCCGGCGAGATCGATCGTTTCCAGGTAATACTCCACGGAATAGGGGAGATCGGTCACGTCCGGATCGTGGACGTAGGATGTCGCATCGATGTTGTTGATTTCATCGATGAGCGAGAAGGCGGGTTCCGCCGAACCGGTCGCGAACCCCGCGGCGTAGAGATGGTAGGCCGCGAAGTCGGTGTCCGGGGACCGGTCCCAGGAGAGGATCACGTTCCCGTTCGCCTGGTCCACGCTCGGCGCGCCGAGTGTGACGAAGGAGGGAGGGAGGTCGGTGGTGGTCACGGCCGCCGCTTCCGATCCCGAGGCGAGTCCGCCCCGGTCGACTACGTAGATCCTGTAGAAATAGGTCTTCGCCTGCGCGGTGCCCTCGTCGGTCCAGTTGCGCGTGTAGATCTCGCCGATCACCCCGGCCAGCTCCGATTCGCGGCTCACCGCCTCCGACGTGGACCGGTAGATCTCGTAGTAGGCGAAATCCGCCACCGTGGACGGGTCCACCGCGGTCCAGGTGAGACGGACGGTCGTGGAGGGGGAAGAGGAAGCCTCGGCGGTGAAACTCTCCACCGCCCGGGGCGCCGCGTTCCTCGTGCTCGCCCTCAGCTCGTTGGAGCCGGAGATCCGCCCGCCCGTGTCCTCGGTGAAGACTCGGTAGTAATAGGTGGTCGAGTCCACGGCCAGCGAGGAGTCGATCCAGCTGAGACGTTCCCGATCCCGGATCACCGCCACCAGCTCTTCGTCTTCCGCGCCCTGCAGGCCGGGCAGAGCGCCGCGACAGATTCGATAGCCGTAGAAGTCGATTTCGGCGCTCCTGGACCAACGGAGGAGGATCCAGTCGCTTCCCGACTCGGCGGGATCCTCGAGCGTCACCGGCTCGGGATAGACGTCGGTTTCCTGGAGGGCGATCCGCGTGCTGGTGCGCGCGGATGCGCTGTTCCCGGCGCGGTCCGTGAAGGAACCGGCCGCGACGGCGCTCTGTGCGCTGATCCCCGCCGGCACGCGCCAGACGAGCCGGTGGACTCCGTTCAAGGTGTCGTAAGTGAGCGGCTCGCCGATGAGGGCGTCGCCGATGGTGACCGTCGCGGTTCCCCCTTTTTCGCCGGTGTTCATCTCCACGCGCAGCGTGTCGCCCGGGGCGAGAATCTTCCCCTCCGAATCTTCGGTCAGAGAGAGGATCTCCGCGCGGGTGTCCAGCACGATCCCGTCCTCGGCGATGGCGGTTTCCACGCCGCCGGCGGTTCGGAACCGGGCGTATACGGTCTTGGCGCCGTCCCCCTCCGAGAGGAGCCAGGTGATCGCCGTCTCATAGGCGCGATAGAAGGAGCCTTCCAGATCCGGGTCTTCGCCGATCCGCACCTCCGTCACCCCCGCGGGAGCGGTGAGGGAGAGAAGGACCGACGGGGAAGCGGTGTAGGCGGCGCGATCGTTGATGGTCAAACCGATCGACCCCGGCGTGATCGTCAAGGGGAGGGAACGCTCCGACTCGATCCCCGAAACGCCGAACGCGGTCACTTCATAGGTATAGATACGGCCGGGAACCAGGCCGTCGTCCCGGTACTGCCGCGCTTCGGTGCTGTCGATGAGGACCGACGGCGCCGCGTCCCCTTCGCGCCGGTAGAGACGGTACCGGAGAACGGACTCCTCCCCGGTCATCTCCCAACGGAGGGTGGCCTCTTCCTCCCCCAGGGACGCCCGGAGGTCCGTCGGGGCGGCGGGGACCCGGACGGGTTCCGCCACGCGGGTGATCGAGTCGTCGCCGCAACCGGCCGGCAGGAGGAGCGCCGGGCCGAGAATCAGGAGCGCGATAGGAAGGAACCTGCGTCTCATCCGGATAGCCTCCGACCGCGCCGATCAAAACCGGCCGCGGATACCGATTGCCGTCGATCCCCGGACGGGAGGATCGAGAAAGGAAATTTCCCAATGAGGAGCCTCTTCGCCGGGAGAATCCGGACCGATGAGGGCCGCGTCCAGAACCGCCCCGATCCAGATTCCCGCGGTGATCACCGCGGCCAGGTTTCGCCCGTCCCGGTGGTCGTCCCGCCGATTCCGAGCCGCCGTCGTCTCTCGATCCACCTCGAGGAGAAGCGCCGCCTCCTCCGGGCCTCCCGGAATCAGTTCCGCCCTTTCGCGCCCGAGCGCGTCGAGGAGGTCTACCTCTTCCTTGTAACGGACGTGCGAGACGAGCGCGGAAACGCCCGCGGCCGTCGCCGCTCCGGCAAAGGCGAGGGCGCGGATGTTTCGGCCGGAGTAGTTCTGCCCCATGCCGGGATAGAGGAGAGAGCGGAGCGCGCGGCGCAAGCGCGTCTTCCGCACCAGACCGATTTGCACCGTTCCCGGATCCCCTTCACGCACGTCGAATGAGGAACGAAAGAGGAATGCGTCCGCTGCGCCGAGAGCCCAGAAAGCGCCGAGCGTTCCGAGGGAGTAGTCGCGCGCCCTCTTGTTCCCGTTCGTCTCCGCTTCCAGCCGGAAGGTCTCGTGTAATTGATCGAGGTAGGCCGCCCGGTCGTTCGGGTCCGTCCTCTCCAACGCGGCGTCGGCGTCGTTGAAATCCTCGCGGGCGCCGCGATAGCGCGACTCGGTCACGATGGCGGCGATACCGGCGGCGAGAGTCGCGCCCCCCCAGAAGATCCCCTCCGTCCTCCTGCCGTCGCGGATCTGTCCCGAGCCGGGGAGGAAGAGGGAGTGGACGAGCCGGTCCGCGCCGGGGGAACGGTCGTGGCGGTCGAGCCGGAGCGCGCCGTCCTCGACGCGGAAAAGGAGCGACCCCACGGCGGTTTCGTAGCCCGGCATCTCGACGCGGGCGCGGTAGGCGCCCGTGTGGTCCGCCCGGAGCGGTAGGGGGGATTCTCCGCGTAGGACCATCGATCCCTTCAGTTCGATCCGCGCGCCGAGCGGATGGGTCCAGATGGTCAAAGGATCCGCCGCGGCGTTCGCGCGGAGCGCGATCATGAGAAGAATCGGGACGGCGCCGAGAAAACGGCGGCGGTCGATGGTCATGGCGGGCGTTCCCCTCCTTTCCGGGTTCTCCGGGAACGGAACCAGAATAGGCGGCCCTAAGTGACGTGTCAAGAAGAGGGTCGCGCCTGGAAAGCGTCGGTGAGGCGCGCCGGGTCGAACGGCTCCGCGTCCACCCGATCGATCAGCTCCCCCATGGGGAGGAAATCGCCGCCCTCGATGAGCCGTCCGAGGCGTTCCTCCACGTGCTCGATGCCGTGGTAGTGACGGAAACGGGAGAGGAGAGGGAGAGGGACTCGGGGCTGGTCCGGATCGATTTCCCACGGGTGCAGGTAGAGAACCGGCGTCCCCCCCTCGGCGCGGATCGCCTCGAAACCGCGCCGGATCCAGGAAAAGGGGAGTAGGCGGAGGTAGCCGCCGCCGGATACGGGGAGGTTCCAACGCCAGAGGCGGCGCGTGGAGAGGGGGAACTCGATGATCTCCCCGGCGTCGGCGCGGATCCGGACGGGGCGGCGGGGGAAACCGGGAATACCGTAGCGGTCGTGGCGGATCGGAAAGACGCTCGAGTCGAAACGGAATCCTTCTTCGATCAGAATCGGGAAAGCCCAGAGCGAGCGGCGGGTGATGGAGAAGGTGGGGGCGCGGTAGCCCGACGGCGCGCGGCCGGTCACCGCGCCGATCGCGTCCCTGCTGCGTCGCAGGTCCGCGCGGAATCGCTCCGGACCGAGTTCATGGACCAGCGCGTGGTCGTAGCCGTGGCAGGCGATCTCGTGGCCGGCCGCGGCGATGGCGCGGATCGTGTCCGGCTCGCGTTCCGCCAACCAGCCGAGCACGAAAAATGTGGCGCGCGCGTCCCATTCCTCGAAGCGGCGGAGAAGGCGTTCCACCGCCGCGCCGGCGCGTCCCGCGCGCGCCTCCCACTCCTTGCGACCGACGCGATCCCGGAGTAGAGTGGCGTGAAAGTACTCCTCCACGTCGACGGTGAGCGCTCCCGTGCCGGGTCCTCTTTCCCTCATGGGTTCTCCTTACACCGGCAAGGTATCGGCGGGGCGGAAGAGCTGTCAAGCGGTCGGATCGACATGTTTTGCTTGCTCCCCTCCCGGAGCGGCCGATAGGATTCGGCCGGGATCGCCCGGCGCCGTGACCGGTTTAGCCCGAAAGGAGTCCGCAGTGCGTTTCATCCGCTTTCCCCTCATCGTCCTTACGGCCCTTCTGCTGCTCGCGTTCCTCTCCGGTTGTGGTGGGAAAGAGGGCGGGGAATCCGGCGCCGGCCCGGACGGACCGGGGGGAACCTGCGTGATCGGCGTGGAGACCGACGCGGACGCTCTCAGCCCCTTCGCGTCGAGCACCGTCACCGGAAGCGACGTGCACGGCATCCTCTTCCGGCCGCTCGCGCGGACCAACCCGGACATGGCGACCTACTCGCCGGAGTTGGCCGAGTCCTGGGAGTTCTCACAGGACCACAAAAGTCTCACCTTCCACCTCCGTCACAGCGTGACCTGGCACGACGGCGCACCCTTCAGCGCCTACGACGTGGAATTCGCCCTTCCGATCTATAAGGACACGAGAATCGCCTACGGCGCCGTCCGCTGGCTCGATCACGTCACCGGCGCCGTCGCGCTCGACTCCTTCACCGTTCGCTTCGACTTCGACGCCGTCTACCCCTATCAGCTGACCGACGCCAACGTGGCGACCCCTCTGCCGAAGCACCTGCTCGAGGGGATCCCGGTGGAGGAACTCCTGCATCATCCCTTCAACCGCCGCCCCGTCGGGAACGGTCCCTTCCTCATCGAGAGCTGGACCGCCCAGCAGTCCATCGTTCTCCGCGCCTACGAGGACTATTTCGAAGGGCGACCGATGCTGGACCGGGTGGTTTTCAAGATCGTCCCGGACCGGACCAGTCTTCTGGCTCAGCTGAAGACGGGGGAGGTGGACCTCTATCCGAAGTTTCCGCCTCACGCCTACGAGGATCTGAGGGACACTCCGGGGATCGTCATCCACCGGGTGCCGAGCCGCTCCTATTACTATCTCGGATGGAACAACGCCCATCCACTCTTCGCGGACCGCCGGGTCCGCCGGGCGCTGACGATGGCGATCGACCGTGAGTCGATCGTCCGTTCCCTGCTCTACGGGTTGGGGCGCGTGATCCACGGGCCGATCCTTCCGTTTCTCTGGGCGTTCGACCCGGAGATCCCTCCGATCCCCTACGACGTGGAAGGGGCGAAGCGGCTCCTCGCCGAGGCGGGTTGGGAGGACCACGACGGCGACGGCTGGCTCGACCGGGAAGGAGTCCCCTTCGAGTTCACGATGAAAACGAACGAGAACAACGATCTCCGCAAGGACATCGTCGTCGTGGTGCAGGAGATGCTCGCCAAGATCGGCGTCCGCATGCACCCCGAAACGGTGGAGTGGACCGTTTTCGTGGAACAGACGAACCGGAAGGAGTTCGAGGCCGACTGCTACGGCTGGCGACAGGCGGTCAAGGTGGACCTGACTCCGATCTGGCACAGCCGATCCATCGCGGACAAGTTCAACCAGGTCAGCTACTCCAATCCCGAGGTGGACGAGCTGATCGACCGAGCGGGGATGGAACTCGACCGGAAGAAGGCGAAGGATCTCTGGTCGCGCGTGCAGCGGGACATCGCCGCCGACGCGCCCTACACATTCCTCTTCAATCTGGAGGACGTGCACGCCGTGCACGAGCGTTTCCGGAACGTTCGTTTCCTCACGTACTCTTGGACGTATAACATTCACGAATGGTCCGTCCCGGCGGATCGGCGCCGCTACTGATCCGCCGGGCCGAGGCCCGATCTTCGAGGCGATGGCATCCTATCTGATCCGACGCGTGATCGGCGCCGTCCCCCTCGTCTGGGGCGTATGCACGCTGGTCTTTTTCGTGGTCCACCTGGCGCCGGGAGACCCGACGGCGATCTATTGGAACCCGGACACGGACCCGCAGGTGATCCGGGAAATGCAGCACAACCTCGGTTTGGACCGGCCCTTGCCGGAGCAATACGTCCGCTGGCTCGGCCGCTTTCTCACCGGAGACTTCGGCCACAGCTTCGCCCGGAACCGCCCCGTTTCGGAAGTCCTCGCCGAAGCGCTGCCGAACACGCTGATCCTCTCCTCCGTCTCCCTGGTGATCCTCTTCACCCTCGGGATCCTGGCGGGAACGGCATCGGCGGTCCGGCCGCGATCTCTCTTGGATCACGCCATCACACTCGTCTCCTTTTTCTTCTACTCCATGCCCGCTTTCTGGTTCGCGCTGATGCTTCTTCTGGTCTTTCACTACCGTTTGGAGTGGTTCCCCGCCGATCAGATGCACGCGCTCGATTTCGAGTATGACGCGCTCCCCTTCCTCGGCAGGATGGCGGACCGTGTTCGGCACATCGTCCTCCCGGCGACGGCGCTGGGGCTGGGCGCGACCGCCGGCGTGGCGCGCTACACGCGGGCGAGCCTCCTCGACGTGATCCGTATGGACTACATTCGAACCGCCCGCGCGAAGGGACTGCCGGAGAGCCGAGTGATCTTCCGTCACGCCCTCCGGAACGCCCTGATCCCGGTGGTGACCCTGGTCGGCCTCTATCTCCCCTTCCTCTTCAGCGGCGCCGTGCTCGTGGAGACGATCTTCGGATGGCCCGGCATGGGACGGGTGATCGTCACCGCCATCTTCCAGAGGGATTACCCGCTGGTCATGGCGAACGCTTTCCTGATGGCGGTGCTGGTGATCGCCGCCAATCTCGCGGCGGATCTGGCCTACTCTTTCGTGGATCCCCGGATCCGCCACGGGGGGGAGGAACGATGAGGATTCCCCTTCCTGGTTTGGCCTCTCTCCGCGCGGGGGCGATCGGGACGGCGCTCGCCGAATTTCTCTTCTTCGCCGCGCCGGCGGCGCTCTTGGCGGCGAGGGGAGAGCGCGCCCTCGCCTTGGTCCGTTCCGGCGATCCCTCGGGAGTGGCGTCGGCAGGCGCGGCCCTGGCTCTCGTGCTCTGTCTCGCGGCGCGGGAGGCGCTCGGCGGGCGGGGGAGAGGGGGGCGCCGGCGCTCCCCCTTCCTGGATCGTTTCCGCGACAACCGCCTCGCCCTGGCCGGCCTCGTCGCGATGGGGGTGCTCTACGCGGGTGCGCTCTTCACGCCGCTCCTGGCGACGGGTTCGCCGAGCGCGCAGAACATCGAAACGGGGCGCCACCTCGCCCCGTCGGCGGACCATCCTCTCGGCACGGACAAATTCGGCAGGGACGTTTGGACCCGTATTCTTTATGGTTCCCGCGTTTCCCTCACCATCGGTTTCGTGTCGGTGGCGATCGCGATCTCCATCGGCACCCTGGTCGGAGCCGTCACCGGCTATTTCCGTGGATGGGTCGACGGCGTGCTGATGCGGCTGACCGACGTGCTCCTCGCCTTCCCACGGCTGGTTCTCCTCCTGGCGGTGATCGCCCTTTTCCGGCCGTCCATCTTTCTTCTGGTCGCGGTGCTCGGCGCTACGGGCTGGATGGGGACGGCGCGGATCGTGCGGGGCGAGGTGCTCTCCCTCCGCGAACGGGAATTCGTTCTCGCCGCGCGGGCGCTCGGCTACCGCGCTCCCCGCGTGATCGTCCGGCACATACTGCCGAACCTGGTGGCGCCGATCGTGGTGGCCGCCACGCTGAACATCGGGCACACCATCATCCTCGAAGCGTCTCTCTCCTTCCTCGGTCTGGGCGTGCAGCCGCCGGCGGCGAGTTGGGGGAGCATGATCAACGACGGCCGGGACGCCCTTCTGGGGGCCTGGTGGGTCGCCACCTTTCCGGGGCTGGCGATCGTCGGCACCGTCATCGCCTTCAACCTCGTCGGCGACGGGCTCCGGGACGCCCTGGACCCCCGTACCGCGCTCCCATGGCGGCGGAGGAGAGGGACCCAATCCGATTGACGACGGGCGGGGAACGGGTTATGGTTCACGACGTTGGCGGTTCCGTCCGCCGCCCCCGACGAGTGGCTCGCGGGGGGCGGAGCCGTTTCTTATTCGCTAGAGGAAACAGCGAACGGGGGAAAGGAATGAAGCTCTCGCGATCCTGTTGGATCTTTCTGTCCGCACTGCTCCTCATCGGGGCCGGTTGCGGAGGCGACGATGAAAACGTGATCGGCGGTCCCGCCGACGGCGAGGATCAGGTGGTCCTCACCCTCCGAAACTTCGGCGATCCTTCGCCCGGACATTTCGCGCTTTGGGCGGAAGAGAACGGCGTGAAGACGCGGGTCGCCTCTTTCGGCGTCCTCGATGGCGCGCCGGTCACCCTCGACGGCGATCCGCTCACCTCCTTCGAGCAGGAGGATCGTCTCGCCGGCGCGGATCGCCTGCTGATCACCGTCGAAACGGACACCGCCGCGACGACGCCGGCCGGTGCCGCCTTTCTCGCCGGAACCCCCGGCGATCTGCAGGCGGAACTGACCGTCGCCGCCGGAGTGGGCGCGGATCTCACCGGCGCGGCCGGCTTTTTCCTTTTCGACACGCCGAGTACCGAGGACGACGCGGACGCCGGGCGCGGAGTCTGGTGGACCGACGGCGAGGGAGCGGCGGGGCTGCTGCTCCCGACTCTCTCCGCCGGTTGGGTGTACGAAGGGTGGGTCACCCACCGGGTGACCGGCAAGGCATACACCACAGGCCGCTTCACCAACCCCGGCGCCGCCGATTCGGACGGAGCGGGCGCCACGGGAGGCGGCGGTGACGGCTATCCCTTCCCGGGACAGGATTTCGTAACCGCGGCCGGCGACGTGCCCGTCCTCGACGTGGACGGAGGCGTCTACGGAGTCTCCATCACGCTGGAGCCGGCCACGGATCCGTCCGATGAACCCTTCTTCCTCACCCTTCTCCAAAAAGACGCCGGGAGCGGCAATCTCGTCCTCTCCGTGCAACGTTTTATCGGATCGCCGGCGGAAAGCTACTACGAGATCTGGGCGGACTTCCCCGATTCGACGGTCAGCCTCGGCCGCTTCGTTTACAGCCTAAGCGCCATCCGGGACGTGACCACCGGTGATGTAATCACGGGATTTCCGGTGGGGAGCAACGTCCTCTCCGCCGATGACTTCCTCATCTCGATCGAGCGGAATGACGGCGACCCGTCGCCGAGCGGTTCCTATTTCCTCGGCGCCGCCGCGAACGGGGACACCCTGCAGATGTCTTACGATCACCCCCTCGCCCTGGGAGACGTTTTCGCCGGAACCGGCACCTACACCCTCGACACGCCGACCTCTCCGGAGAGCGACGCGGATTACTACCGCGGTATCTGGTTCTACGACACGACGGGAACGGACACCGTCTCCTCCCTGGACCTTCCGGCGGCCCCCTCCGGCTGGATTTACCAGGGCTGGATCGTCCGGCTCCGCACCGGCACGACGAGCGACACCTTGATCTCCATCGGCACCTTCGCCGACCCGAACGGCGCGGACTCGGACGGAGCCGGCGCCTACGCGGGCGCGGGCGCCGCTCCCCTCTTCCCGGGGCAGGACTTCCTGGTGGGCTCCAATCGCCGTTTCAACCAGAGCAGTTACGCGGTGAAGATCTCGCTGGAGCCGGCGAACGACTCGACGCCCGCATCCCCCTTCCTGGTCCTTTTCGAGGATCTGCTCGTCACTCCCCAAAACCCGGGCGTCCAGCAGAGCATGACCAACAAGTCCGCTTCTCTTCCGGCCGCGAAGGGAATCCTTGACGCATTCAACAGCCTACAGATGGCCTCCAACGGAAACCGCCTGCCGCGGGCGACGATCCACTTCGGGAGTAAATAGATTACGGGAGAGGGGAAGAGAATTCTGTCCGTAAGCCGCCGGACCGACGTTCCCGCCTGGTACGGCCGCTGGTTCATGGAAAGACTGAACGAGGGGAGGGCGTGCTACGGCACGCCCTTTTCATCACGGGTTCACGAGGTTTCCCTTCTCCCCGAGGACGTTCTCGCCTTCGTTTTTTGGACGCGGAACGCGCTCCCGTTCCTCCCCGCGGTGGACCGCCTCGAGCGGGAGGGGCGCCTCTTCTACTTCCAGTACACCCACACCGGTTACGGCCCCCCATGGGAACCGTCGGGCCCCGGTGAGAGGGGTTTGGAGGGACTGATCCGGCTCGCGGAACGGATCGGGCCTGAGAGAGTGGTGTGGCGCT from the Candidatus Eisenbacteria bacterium genome contains:
- the tig gene encoding trigger factor, with the translated sequence MSEEQTPNVQFEEPEPGLKVFSVEVPEASLHAEMEKAYGDLARDARVPGFRKGKIPRSVLERRYAGAIRSDALEKLVSRVVWRTLDSYEVTPFFDPEVEDLSADEGEPVRFRIRIDAWPAIELKQYKDFELDRPVRPVSDEEVAEALERIREGNPEYVRAERPAIRTDQLIFHYQRFLENGNAFGKRVTGAEVILRPEPSEDAVQKTLEEGMLGLSPGETKGIPVDFPVDYPNAALAGKVVEFRIELDEVRERMLPAVDDAFAGRILGEEGAGVDDLRAKIREEMTKKAEEEADEALDRDILERIIEANPIDVPERLLDKVAEKNAPSFPSEEEIPPEHREEAARQKAEYLAEQRKGALRAIQKLALLSEISRRENLEPKEQEVQAMKRVFRPRTDPSLSAERRRRDEEDLEKDIRRLLRERKVYQWVREHSTVKP
- a CDS encoding sugar transferase, which encodes MKRRMGLSRILPIKGKRAERVARPGTLKVIDLTRHAGDRLRMRWDDAPRVPLAKEFADRLLSLGMLIVLLPFLAFVAVAIRLSSSGPIIYRQVRIGQNRRGMSRGGGASTSYYDVYDRRTLDLPGKPFIIFKFRTMVDGAENRFGPIWASKNDPRITLLGRVLRKLRVDELPQLINVVKGDMSLVGPRPERPTFVRDLIDEIPEYAVRLRVKPGITGLAQVKHHYDTCLEDVRTKLRYDLEYIRNLSPLLDLKILIRTIWVVLTMKGSH
- a CDS encoding fibronectin type III domain-containing protein, with the protein product MRRRFLPIALLILGPALLLPAGCGDDSITRVAEPVRVPAAPTDLRASLGEEEATLRWEMTGEESVLRYRLYRREGDAAPSVLIDSTEARQYRDDGLVPGRIYTYEVTAFGVSGIESERSLPLTITPGSIGLTINDRAAYTASPSVLLSLTAPAGVTEVRIGEDPDLEGSFYRAYETAITWLLSEGDGAKTVYARFRTAGGVETAIAEDGIVLDTRAEILSLTEDSEGKILAPGDTLRVEMNTGEKGGTATVTIGDALIGEPLTYDTLNGVHRLVWRVPAGISAQSAVAAGSFTDRAGNSASARTSTRIALQETDVYPEPVTLEDPAESGSDWILLRWSRSAEIDFYGYRICRGALPGLQGAEDEELVAVIRDRERLSWIDSSLAVDSTTYYYRVFTEDTGGRISGSNELRASTRNAAPRAVESFTAEASSSPSTTVRLTWTAVDPSTVADFAYYEIYRSTSEAVSRESELAGVIGEIYTRNWTDEGTAQAKTYFYRIYVVDRGGLASGSEAAAVTTTDLPPSFVTLGAPSVDQANGNVILSWDRSPDTDFAAYHLYAAGFATGSAEPAFSLIDEINNIDATSYVHDPDVTDLPYSVEYYLETIDLAGAATRSNTVQAVFPPADLPVVSNVEVTIGQTFAVISFETDVPALAVVSYSKNGLSLNLQEQGAASYRTVHSIALDGLSSDSNYFFQITVEDESGGEAVSSIGSFTTLP
- a CDS encoding PEGA domain-containing protein, which translates into the protein MTIDRRRFLGAVPILLMIALRANAAADPLTIWTHPLGARIELKGSMVLRGESPLPLRADHTGAYRARVEMPGYETAVGSLLFRVEDGALRLDRHDRSPGADRLVHSLFLPGSGQIRDGRRTEGIFWGGATLAAGIAAIVTESRYRGAREDFNDADAALERTDPNDRAAYLDQLHETFRLEAETNGNKRARDYSLGTLGAFWALGAADAFLFRSSFDVREGDPGTVQIGLVRKTRLRRALRSLLYPGMGQNYSGRNIRALAFAGAATAAGVSALVSHVRYKEEVDLLDALGRERAELIPGGPEEAALLLEVDRETTAARNRRDDHRDGRNLAAVITAGIWIGAVLDAALIGPDSPGEEAPHWEISFLDPPVRGSTAIGIRGRF
- a CDS encoding DUF3473 domain-containing protein; amino-acid sequence: MRERGPGTGALTVDVEEYFHATLLRDRVGRKEWEARAGRAGAAVERLLRRFEEWDARATFFVLGWLAEREPDTIRAIAAAGHEIACHGYDHALVHELGPERFRADLRRSRDAIGAVTGRAPSGYRAPTFSITRRSLWAFPILIEEGFRFDSSVFPIRHDRYGIPGFPRRPVRIRADAGEIIEFPLSTRRLWRWNLPVSGGGYLRLLPFSWIRRGFEAIRAEGGTPVLYLHPWEIDPDQPRVPLPLLSRFRHYHGIEHVEERLGRLIEGGDFLPMGELIDRVDAEPFDPARLTDAFQARPSS